In Humulus lupulus chromosome 7, drHumLupu1.1, whole genome shotgun sequence, the following are encoded in one genomic region:
- the LOC133790571 gene encoding probable UDP-arabinopyranose mutase 5 isoform X2, translated as MRNPPSLLSLSVDSALHNLSRISDLSPLPEHILLDLFLKTLKAGKLNERVLKLFIATGKDEVLAVIQALNIREIIAPVIPSSTTNFTVNHDKIDIVIAALHPDLTSFLNDWRPVFSPYHLIIVKDLDMKEELIIPDGFNVDVFTKSDMDRVVGSSSSILFSGYSCRYFGFLVSQKKYIVSVDDDCTPVKNDDGSVVDIVAQHIANLTSPATPFFFNTLYDPYRKGADFVRGYPFSLRSGVLCALSCGLWLNLADYDAPTQALKPELRNSRFVDAVLTVPARTLMPLSGINIAFDRELVGPALFPALRLAGEGKFRWETMEDIWSGMCVKVICDHLGFGVKSGLPYVERAERGNAVDSLRKEWEGVKLMEEVVPFFQALRLNPESVKAEDCVIDIAKEVKDQLGKVDPVFGRAAAAMVDWVRLWKAVGSSSS; from the exons ATGAGAAACCCGCCTTCTCTGCTATCTCTCTCTGTTGACTCTGCTCTCCATAATCTCTCTCGCATCTCTGATCTCTCTCCTCTCCCTGAGCACATCCTCCTCGACCTTTTCCTG AAAACATTGAAAGCTGGAAAGCTTAACGAGAGAGTTCTCAAGTTGTTCATTGCAACTGGCAAAGATGAAGTACTTGCAGTAATCCAGGCACTTAATATTCGCGAGATTATTGCTCCTGTAATTCCTAGTAGTAC CACAAACTTTACTGTCAATCATGATAAGATTGACATTGTGATTGCTGCCCTCCATCCTGACCTGACATCATTCCTAAATGATTGGAGACCTGTATTTTCTCCATACCACCTGATTATAGTAAAAGATCTTGATATGAAAGAGGAACTTATAATACCTGATGGCTTTAACGTTGATGTCTTTACAAAATCTGACATGGACCGTGTGGTTGGTTCCTCTTCTTCAATTCTCTTCTCTGGCTACTCATGCCGTTATTTTGGCTTCCTTGTGTCCCAGAAGAAGTACATTGTCTCTGTTGATGATGACTGCACCCCTGTCAAGAATGACGATGGTTCTGTAGTAGACATTGTGGCCCAGCATATTGCCAACCTTACAAGTCCAGCAACCCCTTTCTTTTTCAACACACTTTATGATCCTTACCGAAAGGGAGCAGATTTCGTTCGTGGCTACCCATTTAGCCTGCGGAGTGGGGTTTTGTGTGCTCTGTCATGTGGATTGTGGCTAAATTTGGCAGACTACGATGCACCAACACAAGCTCTCAAACCAGAACTGAGGAATTCACGATTTGTGGATGCCGTCCTGACTGTTCCAGCTAGAACCTTGATGCCTTTAAGTGGAATCAACATTGCTTTCGATCGTGAGTTGGTTGGACCAGCACTGTTTCCAGCTTTAAGGTTGGCAGGAGAAGGGAAGTTTAGGTGGGAAACAATGGAAGATATTTGGTCTGGAATGTGTGTGAAAGTTATTTGTGATCACCTTGGCTTTGGGGTTAAAAGTGGACTGCCATATGTGGAGAGAGCAGAGAGAGGCAATGCTGTTGACAGCTTGAGAAAAGAGTGGGAAGGGGTCAAGCTGATGGAGGAAGTTGTTCCTTTCTTTCAGGCGCTGAGGTTAAACCCTGAGAGCGTTAAAGCTGAGGATTGTGTTATTGACATTGCAAAAGAAGTGAAGGACCAACTGGGAAAGGTGGATCCTGTGTTTGGTCGTGCTGCTGCAGCCATGGTGGACTGGGTGAGGCTTTGGAAAGCAGTGGGATCTAGTTCTTCCTGA
- the LOC133790571 gene encoding probable UDP-arabinopyranose mutase 5 isoform X1 gives MSSTNFTVNHDKIDIVIAALHPDLTSFLNDWRPVFSPYHLIIVKDLDMKEELIIPDGFNVDVFTKSDMDRVVGSSSSILFSGYSCRYFGFLVSQKKYIVSVDDDCTPVKNDDGSVVDIVAQHIANLTSPATPFFFNTLYDPYRKGADFVRGYPFSLRSGVLCALSCGLWLNLADYDAPTQALKPELRNSRFVDAVLTVPARTLMPLSGINIAFDRELVGPALFPALRLAGEGKFRWETMEDIWSGMCVKVICDHLGFGVKSGLPYVERAERGNAVDSLRKEWEGVKLMEEVVPFFQALRLNPESVKAEDCVIDIAKEVKDQLGKVDPVFGRAAAAMVDWVRLWKAVGSSSS, from the coding sequence ATGTCTAGCACAAACTTTACTGTCAATCATGATAAGATTGACATTGTGATTGCTGCCCTCCATCCTGACCTGACATCATTCCTAAATGATTGGAGACCTGTATTTTCTCCATACCACCTGATTATAGTAAAAGATCTTGATATGAAAGAGGAACTTATAATACCTGATGGCTTTAACGTTGATGTCTTTACAAAATCTGACATGGACCGTGTGGTTGGTTCCTCTTCTTCAATTCTCTTCTCTGGCTACTCATGCCGTTATTTTGGCTTCCTTGTGTCCCAGAAGAAGTACATTGTCTCTGTTGATGATGACTGCACCCCTGTCAAGAATGACGATGGTTCTGTAGTAGACATTGTGGCCCAGCATATTGCCAACCTTACAAGTCCAGCAACCCCTTTCTTTTTCAACACACTTTATGATCCTTACCGAAAGGGAGCAGATTTCGTTCGTGGCTACCCATTTAGCCTGCGGAGTGGGGTTTTGTGTGCTCTGTCATGTGGATTGTGGCTAAATTTGGCAGACTACGATGCACCAACACAAGCTCTCAAACCAGAACTGAGGAATTCACGATTTGTGGATGCCGTCCTGACTGTTCCAGCTAGAACCTTGATGCCTTTAAGTGGAATCAACATTGCTTTCGATCGTGAGTTGGTTGGACCAGCACTGTTTCCAGCTTTAAGGTTGGCAGGAGAAGGGAAGTTTAGGTGGGAAACAATGGAAGATATTTGGTCTGGAATGTGTGTGAAAGTTATTTGTGATCACCTTGGCTTTGGGGTTAAAAGTGGACTGCCATATGTGGAGAGAGCAGAGAGAGGCAATGCTGTTGACAGCTTGAGAAAAGAGTGGGAAGGGGTCAAGCTGATGGAGGAAGTTGTTCCTTTCTTTCAGGCGCTGAGGTTAAACCCTGAGAGCGTTAAAGCTGAGGATTGTGTTATTGACATTGCAAAAGAAGTGAAGGACCAACTGGGAAAGGTGGATCCTGTGTTTGGTCGTGCTGCTGCAGCCATGGTGGACTGGGTGAGGCTTTGGAAAGCAGTGGGATCTAGTTCTTCCTGA